In the genome of Oncorhynchus clarkii lewisi isolate Uvic-CL-2024 chromosome 22, UVic_Ocla_1.0, whole genome shotgun sequence, one region contains:
- the LOC139380828 gene encoding ras-related protein Ral-B-like → MAASKNKTQSSLALHKVIMVGSGGVGKSALTLQFMYDEFVEDYEPTKADSYRKKVVLDGEEVQIDILDTAGQEDYAAIRDNYFRSGEGFLLVFSITEHESFTATAEFREQILRVKAEEDKIPLLVVGNKSDLEDRRQVSVDEARAKAEEWGVQYVETSAKTRANVDKVFFDLMREVRGKKMSENKDKNGKGKHKNKNKKSFKERCCLL, encoded by the exons ATGGCTGCCAGTAAGAATAAGACCCAGAGTTCTCTGGCCCTGCACAAGGTCATCATGGTAGGCAGTGGGGGTGTGGGCAAGTCTGCACTCACACTGCAGTTCATGTACGACGAG TTCGTAGAGGACTACGAGCCCACCAAGGCAGACAGCTACAGGAAGAAGGTAGTGCTGGATGGAGAGGAGGTCCAGATCGATATCCTGGACACGGCTGGACAGGAGGACTATGCTGCTATCAGAGACAACTACTTCAGGAGTGGAGAGGGCTTCCTGCTAGTCTTCTCCATCACAGAACACGAGTCTTTCACAGCCACAGCAGAGTTCAG AGAGCAGATCCTGCGTGTGAAAGCGGAAGAGGATAAGATTCCTCTGTTGGTGGTGGGGAACAAGTCTGACTTGGAGGACCGCAGACAAGTGTCTGTAGACGAGGCCCGAGCCAAGGCAGAGGAGTGGGGGGTGCAGTACGTGGAGACATCAGCCAAGACGCGAGCCAACGTCGACAAG GTATTCTTTGACCTGATGCGGGAGGTGCGGGGAAAGAAGATGTCGGAAAACAAGGACAAAAACGGCAAGGGGAAGCACAAGAATAAGAACAAGAAGAGTTTCAAAGAGCGATGCTGTTTACTCTGA